In a genomic window of Zonotrichia albicollis isolate bZonAlb1 chromosome 7, bZonAlb1.hap1, whole genome shotgun sequence:
- the LOC141729630 gene encoding class II histocompatibility antigen, B-L beta chain-like produces MGRGAAAGALLVALVVLGAPPAAGAELSGVFQEMRTRECHFINGTEKVRFVRRYIYNRKQYMMFDSDVGVFVGDTPYGETQARCCNGIPEILEDNRAAVDTFCRAGYELAAPFLTGHRVPPNVSISLVPPSSSQPGPGRLLCSVMDFYPAAIQVRWFQGQQELSEHVGGHRRGPQRGLDLPAAGAAGNPPPARAQLHCQVEQLIYPLRSAQP; encoded by the exons atggggcgaggggcggcagctggggccctgctggtggcactggtggtgctgggagcccCCCCGGCTGCGGGTGCGGAGCTCTCGG GGGTGTTCCAGGAGATGAGAACGAGAGAGTGTCACTTCATTAATGGTACGGAGAAGGTGAGGTTTGTGAGGAGGTACATCTACAACCGGAAGCAGTACATGATGTTCGACAGCGACGTGGGGGTGTTCGTGGGGGACACCCCCTATGGGGAGACACAGGCTCGGTGCTGCAACGGAATCCCGGAAATACTGGAGGATAATCGGGCTGCGGTGGACACGTTCTGCCGGGCCGGCTACGAGCTTGCTGCCCCGTTCCTCACGGGGCACCGAG tgccccccaacgTGTCCATCTCGCTGGTGCCcccctccagctcccagcccggccccggccgcctgctctgctccgtgatggatttctaccctgctgccatccaggtgaggtggttccagggccagcaggagctctcGGAGCACGTTGGTGGCCACCGACGTGGTCCCCAACGGGGACTGGACctaccagctgctggtgctgctggaaaccCCCCCCCGGCGCGGGCTCAGCTACACTGCCAGGTGGAGCAg ctgatttACCCTCtgcgctcagctcagccctga